In Scatophagus argus isolate fScaArg1 chromosome 7, fScaArg1.pri, whole genome shotgun sequence, a genomic segment contains:
- the LOC124061758 gene encoding dopamine receptor 3-like, protein MRGEPASAWDSGNSTIWEEYTDIAFVVANSLILLITSTVGIAANIFVLLAVYHQKSLQTCNNALVVNLAVVDFLRCVTDCPILLTIVLTVHQRGRVDGLICDTQVASFSFSCCIQLLTLACISAERYQAIAQPFKTSQRRRRIMVLIPVIWTLAIVVAGVCLIFVKDSPVHMRCKGLQQEGTSSYDTFGLYMLFPLWVACFGVIIGFYARIFILVRSHNRKIFDKGTTLSKGDKTEEKQKNGETTVVENGHEKSEQKQTLSKSVAQVEPVTQAKPNSSNKDSTSALLTSTKAVQCVSNCSGNKTELKNTLEITDFEREQPCPPALQVVVQTEEKPLKTEEPSSCAKKVEAKPSNGDAVASVKSSATKPQKVSSNFDAEKQSKETTAAIQDVEILSVSVACITSLSDPIIYAAVNPQFRTEFYKLKNRAESIFKKK, encoded by the exons ATGAGAGGCGAACCTGCATCTGCATGGGACTCTGGGAACAGCACCATTTGGGAGGAATACACTGACATCGCTTTTGTGGTGGCAAACAGCTTGATTCTGTTGATCACCTCAACTGTGGGGATTGCagcaaatatttttgtcttgcTTGCAGTTTATCATCAAAAATCACTGCAAACTTGTAATAACGCACTGGTGGTGAATCTTGCCGTTGTAGACTTTCTGCGATGTGTAACCGACTGTCCCATTCTCTTGACCATCGTCTTGACTGTGCATCAAAGAGGACGTGTGGACGGGTTGATCTGTGACACACAAGTggcctctttctctttcagctgctgtaTCCAGCTGTTGACGCTGGCCTGCATAAGTGCAGAGAGATACCAGGCAATTGCACAACCCTTCAAAACCAGTCAAAGACGAAGACGAATTATGGTACTGATTCCCGTCATATGGACTTTGGCTATTGTGGTGGCTGGTGTTTGTCTGATATTTGTGAAGGACTCACCCGTACACATGAGGTGCAAAGGATTACAGCAAGAAGGAACGTCCTCCTATGACACCTTTGGACTTTACATGCTGTTCCCACTTTGGGTAGCTTGCTTCGGTGTTATCATTGGTTTCTATGCTCGCATATTTATCCTTGTGAGATCACACAATCGCAAAATATTTGACAAAGGTACGACTCTTTCAAaaggagacaaaacagaagagaagcagaaaaatggaGAAACCACAGTGGTGGAAAATGGACAtgaaaaatctgaacaaaagcAGACCTTGAGCAAAAGTGTTGCTCAGGTGGAACCAGTGACACAAGCTAAACCAAATTCATCCAATAAAGATTCCACTAGTGCTCTGCTGACCTCAACAAAAGCAGTGCAATGTGTCTCCAATTGTTCAGggaataaaacagaattaaaaaatacaCTTGAGATAACCGACTTTGAAAGAGAACAACCTTGCCCACCCGCATTGCAGGTTGTGGTGCAGACTGAGGAGAAACCGTTGAAAACAGAAGAGCCCAGTTCCTGTGCCAAGAAAGTTGAAGCAAAACCATCAAATGGAGATGCTGTTGCTAGTGTTAAGAGCTCAGCCACAAAGCCGCAGAAGGTGTCAAGCAATTTCGACGCAGAGAAGCAGTCCAAAGAGACA ACAGCTGCCATTCAGGACGTGGAGATTCTGTCAGTCTCTGTCGCCTGCATCACATCTCTGAGTGACCCAATCATATACGCTGCGGTGAACCCTCAGTTTCGGACAGAGTTTTATAAGCTTAAAAACAGGGCTGAGTCCATATtcaagaagaaatga